A region from the Priestia filamentosa genome encodes:
- a CDS encoding S1C family serine protease, with the protein MGYYDDSESQEQYRSQKKRNPVFTFLIMIIVAVVSSAATVFFMTSDEFGLLEDKANTASSQTTTTSSLPIKNAVAVKSDTTKAVDKALESVVGIYTYQGNQLFEGTTETGAGSGVIYKKSGDYAYIVTNHHVVDGASQVEVQVSEGTRLQAKVVGSDELTDLAVLRIDGSKVNSVAELGDSSKLTLGEPAIAIGNPLGFLEGSVTEGIISSTNRTIPVDTNGDGQEDWQSEVIQTDASINPGNSGGALINIDGQVIGINSSKIAQDEVEGIGFAIPMNVAKPIIEDLEQDGKVDRPTLGVRIADLSQVNPVGRTETLKLPDSVQEGVVIIEVEGSSLAEKAGLKQYDVITKVNGDKISSDAELRRSIYESNGKKMSITYYRNGKEQTTTVSF; encoded by the coding sequence ATGGGATATTACGATGATTCTGAGTCACAAGAACAGTATCGCTCGCAAAAGAAACGTAATCCAGTTTTTACATTTCTGATTATGATCATTGTGGCCGTTGTATCAAGTGCAGCTACTGTATTTTTTATGACAAGCGATGAATTTGGGTTGCTTGAGGATAAAGCAAACACAGCTTCCTCACAAACAACCACAACAAGTTCGCTGCCTATTAAAAATGCCGTTGCTGTGAAAAGTGATACAACAAAAGCAGTTGATAAAGCATTGGAATCTGTTGTGGGTATTTATACATACCAAGGAAACCAACTTTTTGAGGGCACAACAGAAACAGGAGCAGGATCTGGCGTTATTTATAAAAAGTCCGGTGATTATGCTTATATTGTAACAAATCATCACGTTGTTGATGGAGCTTCTCAAGTTGAAGTGCAAGTTTCAGAAGGAACACGCTTGCAAGCAAAAGTGGTTGGCTCTGATGAGTTAACAGACTTAGCTGTTCTTCGTATTGATGGAAGTAAAGTGAACTCTGTAGCAGAGCTTGGTGATTCAAGTAAGCTAACATTAGGAGAACCAGCTATTGCAATCGGAAATCCGCTTGGTTTCTTAGAAGGAAGTGTAACAGAAGGAATTATTAGTAGTACAAACCGTACGATTCCAGTTGATACAAACGGAGATGGTCAAGAAGATTGGCAATCTGAAGTTATTCAAACAGATGCATCAATCAACCCAGGAAATAGCGGTGGAGCTCTTATAAATATCGACGGACAAGTGATTGGGATTAACTCAAGTAAAATTGCTCAAGACGAAGTAGAAGGAATTGGATTTGCTATTCCAATGAATGTAGCGAAACCAATTATTGAAGATTTAGAGCAGGATGGGAAAGTGGACCGCCCAACATTAGGTGTACGAATTGCTGATCTTTCTCAAGTCAATCCTGTTGGAAGAACAGAAACATTAAAACTGCCGGATAGCGTTCAAGAAGGCGTTGTTATCATTGAGGTAGAAGGTTCATCGCTAGCCGAAAAAGCTGGATTGAAGCAGTACGATGTAATCACGAAAGTAAATGGAGACAAAATTTCAAGCGATGCGGAACTTCGACGCAGTATTTACGAGTCAAATGGTAAGAAGATGAGTATTACGTACTATCGCAACGGAAAAGAGCAAACAACAACAGTATCATTTTAA
- a CDS encoding CPBP family intramembrane glutamic endopeptidase — protein MLLPSFIYKVKGKNDHKHYIYSFFIILFSYVIAGTFLYTVVTSFILSPSSAVSFGLSHLFNICWIAGLWISVEKIHKRPFLTLITNERTFCWPFFYKSFFTVFFLLFLSQLINFSLFPHFYILQHIEWTRFLFFALLSISLVPLQVLSEELFFRGFLLQWWGKVCFSPLWVAICSGLFFGSLHFMNPEMNVSFFLVGFQYVFVGFILSYITVKANRSELAIGAHTANNLFIALFLGDAHSVHGLLPSLFVVEDENAFWSLCLTIFVFLSFYLFSSRYFNRKRAA, from the coding sequence ATGCTTTTGCCTTCTTTTATTTATAAAGTAAAAGGAAAAAACGATCATAAACATTACATTTACTCTTTTTTTATTATTCTTTTTTCATATGTTATAGCAGGTACATTTCTTTATACTGTTGTGACCTCCTTCATCTTATCACCTTCTTCAGCCGTATCGTTCGGGTTAAGTCACCTTTTTAATATCTGTTGGATTGCTGGACTATGGATTTCAGTAGAAAAAATTCATAAACGGCCTTTCTTAACTCTTATAACAAATGAGCGTACATTTTGTTGGCCCTTTTTCTACAAAAGCTTTTTCACTGTATTTTTTTTATTATTTTTATCACAGCTTATCAACTTCTCTTTATTTCCCCATTTTTATATTTTACAGCACATAGAGTGGACAAGGTTTCTGTTCTTTGCTTTACTTTCTATTTCCCTCGTTCCCCTACAGGTTTTATCAGAAGAGCTGTTTTTTAGGGGATTTCTTCTACAATGGTGGGGTAAAGTCTGTTTCTCTCCACTTTGGGTTGCAATATGTTCTGGGCTATTTTTTGGTTCTCTCCACTTTATGAATCCTGAAATGAACGTTTCTTTCTTCCTTGTTGGGTTTCAGTACGTTTTTGTTGGTTTTATTCTAAGCTATATAACAGTAAAAGCTAACCGCTCTGAACTAGCTATAGGCGCTCATACTGCAAACAACCTTTTTATCGCTTTATTTCTTGGAGATGCTCATAGTGTACATGGACTTCTTCCTTCACTATTTGTGGTAGAAGATGAAAATGCTTTTTGGTCTTTATGTTTAACAATATTTGTTTTCTTATCTTTCTATCTCTTCTCTTCTCGCTACTTCAATAGAAAAAGAGCGGCATAA
- a CDS encoding glycosyltransferase family 2 protein, with protein sequence MSETPLLTVVVPCYNEEEVLEDTMKKLHNLLEELVHEKLVHPKSNLLFVDDGSRDKTWSIIAKESVHHPWIKGLKLARNVGHQKALIAGLEKAAEVADCAISIDADLQDDIKAIKEFLVKFHEGYDIVYGVRRRRTTDTFFKRSTALGFYRCMNKLGIELIYNHADFRLMSKRALTELHRYKEKNLFLRGIIPLIGLNTAEVFYDRKERLAGESKYPLKKMLSFAFDGITSFSVKPIRFITYIGFFLFLLSGFAFLYAFVQKLLGSADSGWTSIIVSLWFLGGLNLIGIGVVGEYIGKIFTEVKARPHYGVDIDLYTGSLTGEKSEGIEPAVLFQEEK encoded by the coding sequence ATGAGTGAAACCCCACTCTTAACTGTCGTTGTACCTTGTTACAATGAAGAAGAAGTACTAGAAGATACGATGAAAAAACTTCATAACTTATTAGAAGAGCTTGTTCATGAGAAACTCGTTCATCCAAAGAGTAACCTCCTCTTTGTTGATGACGGAAGCCGTGATAAAACGTGGAGCATAATTGCTAAAGAAAGCGTACATCATCCTTGGATAAAAGGATTGAAACTTGCTCGTAATGTTGGCCATCAGAAAGCACTTATAGCAGGGTTAGAAAAAGCAGCCGAAGTAGCAGACTGTGCCATTTCTATTGACGCTGATCTTCAAGATGATATTAAAGCAATTAAAGAGTTTTTAGTAAAGTTTCACGAAGGCTATGATATTGTTTATGGAGTAAGAAGAAGACGAACAACAGATACATTTTTCAAACGATCCACAGCTCTCGGTTTTTATCGATGTATGAACAAACTTGGTATTGAACTTATTTATAATCATGCTGATTTTCGTCTTATGAGCAAAAGGGCGTTAACAGAGCTTCATCGTTATAAAGAAAAAAATTTGTTTCTTCGGGGTATCATCCCTCTTATCGGTCTCAACACTGCTGAAGTTTTTTATGACCGAAAAGAAAGACTTGCAGGTGAAAGCAAATATCCTCTAAAAAAAATGCTTTCATTTGCCTTTGACGGAATTACGTCATTTAGCGTAAAGCCTATTCGATTTATCACGTATATTGGATTCTTTTTGTTCCTTTTAAGCGGATTTGCCTTTTTGTATGCTTTCGTCCAAAAGCTGCTTGGTTCTGCTGATTCCGGTTGGACATCTATTATTGTCTCACTATGGTTTTTAGGCGGGTTGAATCTAATCGGAATTGGAGTTGTCGGAGAATATATTGGAAAAATATTCACAGAAGTAAAAGCTAGACCTCACTACGGAGTGGATATTGATTTGTATACAGGTTCGCTAACCGGTGAAAAAAGTGAAGGAATAGAACCTGCCGTCTTATTTCAAGAAGAAAAATAA
- a CDS encoding DUF6044 family protein — protein sequence MDVFFMFSSSHYQKERVYFFIGLALLLLYVSPLYILGEDAHIRVHDNLDSNIAWYKVLAESGQLKGPLHAVIPQVMNGIDRGSFGTEWSLIVWLHYLFPSMTAYALSQTITRVVAFIGMYLLLRKHFITEEKASFITIGVSLAFALTPFWPSGMLSTLGHPLALWAFLNIRNRDSSWKEWLTLALIPFYSSIVLGFFFLLVAVSLLWLYDGIFKKRWNGMFLLSIVFMTLIYLLIEYRLIYSLLIPHELSHRSEFISSRHTFAQSFRLSFKNFIFGHTHVHTMHTVIILPVLFLASFLVIVRNRLKQNATFLFLFFLSYVLSLWYALWFNKMWIPLKSHIDLLNTFNFARFHFLRPLVIYVSFALACYILYRMNSFFKALSLFAVAAQIIVLAPFNEEFLYGTYYHPPSFREFYAEKQFQDIKEHINLPQSTYRVASIGIHPAIAQYNGFYTIDSYSNVYPLSYKYQFRKIIASELDKNDKIRTYFDEWGSRCYIFVAELGKKYEFRKDSKKKIKNLELNTGAFKEMGGKYLFSALPILNASDNNLELVKVFDHKESAWKIYLYEAK from the coding sequence ATGGATGTGTTTTTTATGTTTTCATCTTCACATTACCAAAAAGAACGAGTCTACTTTTTTATTGGATTAGCCCTTCTTCTCCTATATGTCTCTCCTCTCTATATATTAGGAGAAGATGCGCACATTCGCGTTCATGATAATTTAGATTCCAATATTGCCTGGTACAAAGTACTTGCTGAAAGCGGTCAGCTTAAAGGACCTCTTCATGCTGTTATTCCTCAAGTCATGAATGGAATTGATCGAGGTTCTTTCGGCACAGAATGGAGCTTGATTGTTTGGCTTCACTATCTTTTTCCCTCTATGACGGCATATGCACTCAGCCAAACCATTACAAGAGTGGTAGCCTTCATTGGAATGTATCTTTTATTAAGAAAGCATTTTATTACAGAGGAAAAAGCCTCCTTTATTACAATTGGGGTTTCATTAGCTTTTGCACTTACCCCTTTTTGGCCTTCTGGTATGTTAAGTACGCTTGGACATCCACTTGCACTTTGGGCTTTTTTGAACATTCGTAATAGAGATTCGTCATGGAAAGAGTGGCTCACACTTGCTCTTATTCCTTTCTATTCAAGCATTGTACTTGGCTTTTTCTTTCTGCTTGTAGCTGTATCTCTCCTATGGCTTTATGATGGAATTTTTAAAAAGCGATGGAATGGGATGTTTCTTTTAAGCATCGTCTTTATGACACTCATTTATTTACTTATTGAATATAGGCTTATCTATTCACTTCTTATTCCACATGAATTATCGCACAGAAGTGAATTCATCTCTTCACGACACACTTTTGCTCAATCATTTCGACTATCATTTAAAAATTTCATTTTCGGTCACACACATGTGCACACAATGCATACCGTTATTATATTGCCGGTTTTGTTTCTTGCTTCGTTTCTTGTAATTGTCCGTAATAGGCTTAAACAGAACGCAACTTTTCTCTTTCTTTTCTTCTTAAGTTACGTTTTATCTCTTTGGTATGCGCTTTGGTTTAATAAAATGTGGATTCCTTTAAAATCACACATTGACTTGCTTAATACGTTTAACTTTGCACGTTTTCATTTTCTACGCCCGCTTGTGATTTACGTAAGTTTTGCTCTTGCTTGCTATATTTTGTATCGAATGAATTCGTTTTTTAAGGCACTTTCATTATTCGCTGTAGCAGCTCAAATTATCGTGCTTGCGCCTTTTAATGAAGAATTTTTGTACGGTACTTATTATCATCCTCCATCGTTCCGGGAGTTTTATGCCGAAAAGCAGTTTCAAGATATCAAGGAGCATATTAATTTACCTCAAAGCACTTACCGAGTCGCAAGCATTGGTATTCATCCAGCCATTGCACAATACAACGGGTTTTATACGATTGATTCATACAGCAATGTTTATCCACTTTCTTATAAGTATCAATTTCGTAAAATCATTGCTTCTGAGCTTGATAAGAACGACAAAATTAGAACATATTTTGATGAATGGGGCAGCAGATGTTATATCTTTGTAGCTGAACTTGGGAAGAAGTATGAGTTTCGAAAAGATTCTAAAAAGAAAATTAAAAACTTGGAGCTTAATACAGGTGCCTTTAAAGAAATGGGAGGAAAATATTTATTTTCTGCTCTTCCTATTTTAAATGCAAGCGACAACAACCTTGAGCTTGTAAAAGTATTTGATCATAAAGAATCGGCTTGGAAAATTTATTTGTACGAAGCAAAATAG
- a CDS encoding peptide chain release factor 3 — MSIQQEQVESRRTFAIISHPDAGKTTLTEKLLLLGGMIRSAGTVKGKKSGKFATSDWMEIEKQRGISVTSSVMQFSYRDHFINILDTPGHEDFSEDTYRTLTAVDSAVMVIDGTKGIEAQTLKLFKVCRMRGIPILTFINKLDREGKDPLELLEEIEEVLEIESYPATWPIGMGKAFQGTYDRFTKQVEVYRGNEESVFIPFDGKTVTKELEEHVRSEYIPGLIDEISLLEEAGNEFDLEKVKRGELTPVFFGSAIANFGVQSFFNSFLPLTLPPQPRHASKGEVSPLDDGFSGFIFKIQANMNPAHRDRIAFVRVCSGVFERGMTVTLPRTGRSMKLAQSHQFLASSRETVDKAFPGDIIGIYDSGNYQIGDTIIGGSETFEFDELPKFPPEMFRKVRVKNAMKHKHFEKGLTQLVQEGAVQLYKTPFFQDYILGAVGELQFQVFEHRMKGEYGVDLEFQYMNHHIARWIPKEQIQDRMLDSRVLHVLDRDGHSVLLFENDFVFRLFQDKYPDVTLTTSFEKKKESE; from the coding sequence ATGTCAATACAACAGGAGCAAGTGGAGTCCCGACGCACGTTTGCTATTATTTCTCACCCTGATGCTGGGAAAACAACGCTCACAGAGAAGCTGCTTTTGCTTGGAGGAATGATTCGCTCAGCGGGAACAGTAAAAGGTAAAAAATCAGGTAAATTTGCGACGTCTGACTGGATGGAAATTGAGAAGCAGCGTGGAATTTCAGTAACATCAAGCGTTATGCAGTTCTCATATCGTGATCATTTTATTAACATATTAGATACTCCAGGACATGAAGACTTTAGTGAAGATACGTATCGAACATTAACGGCCGTAGATAGTGCAGTAATGGTTATTGACGGTACAAAAGGAATTGAAGCTCAAACGCTCAAGCTTTTTAAAGTATGCCGTATGCGTGGAATCCCGATTCTAACGTTTATTAATAAGCTTGATCGTGAAGGAAAAGATCCGCTTGAGCTGTTAGAAGAAATCGAAGAAGTACTTGAAATTGAATCATATCCAGCAACATGGCCAATTGGAATGGGGAAAGCGTTTCAAGGAACTTATGATCGTTTTACAAAACAGGTTGAAGTATATCGTGGAAACGAAGAATCTGTGTTCATTCCTTTTGATGGAAAAACGGTTACAAAAGAGTTAGAGGAGCATGTGAGAAGTGAATATATACCAGGGCTTATTGACGAGATTAGCTTACTTGAAGAAGCTGGAAATGAATTTGATCTTGAAAAAGTAAAACGCGGGGAGCTAACGCCTGTGTTTTTCGGTAGTGCTATTGCTAACTTTGGTGTTCAATCTTTCTTTAATTCATTTTTACCCCTAACTCTGCCACCACAGCCTCGTCATGCTTCAAAAGGCGAAGTAAGTCCGCTAGATGACGGCTTTTCAGGATTTATTTTTAAGATTCAAGCAAATATGAATCCAGCACACCGTGATCGTATTGCTTTTGTGCGGGTATGCAGTGGGGTTTTTGAACGTGGAATGACAGTAACGCTCCCAAGAACAGGTCGTAGCATGAAGCTTGCTCAATCACATCAATTTTTAGCATCAAGCCGAGAAACGGTTGATAAAGCTTTTCCGGGTGACATTATTGGAATTTACGATTCAGGTAACTATCAAATCGGCGACACAATTATTGGTGGGAGCGAAACGTTTGAATTTGATGAACTTCCAAAATTCCCACCTGAAATGTTTCGTAAAGTTCGTGTGAAAAACGCAATGAAACATAAACATTTCGAAAAAGGTTTAACACAGCTTGTTCAAGAAGGAGCTGTGCAGCTTTATAAAACACCTTTCTTCCAAGACTATATTCTAGGGGCTGTTGGAGAACTTCAGTTCCAGGTTTTCGAACATAGAATGAAAGGGGAATATGGGGTAGATTTGGAATTCCAGTATATGAATCATCATATTGCACGTTGGATTCCAAAAGAGCAAATTCAAGACCGTATGCTTGATTCCCGTGTTCTTCATGTTCTTGACCGTGATGGACATTCTGTTTTGCTTTTTGAAAATGACTTTGTGTTCCGTCTTTTCCAAGATAAATATCCTGACGTTACATTAACAACATCATTTGAAAAGAAAAAAGAGAGCGAATAA
- the glnA gene encoding type I glutamate--ammonia ligase, whose amino-acid sequence MSQLAITEATPQTDVLSQIKDIISQKNVELLHLQFIDLEGTLKHVTVPVEKLDDVVEGKSMFDGSSVVGFSPINKSDLYLQPDLQTFAVLPWSVEEGYSEARFLCSVTNPDGTLFEGDTRNVLKNTIEKAADHGYTISVGPELEFFLFKTDEEGNPTVQVHDNGGYFEPSPKDIGERVRLEIYRALKAMGFTIEASHHEVAEGQHEINFKYADALTAADRSTTYKWVVKTVAAKFGLHATFMPKPVAGINGSGMHVNMSFFKDGENAFFDPQGEDALSETAYSFIGGLMDNIKNFVALTNPLVNSYKRLVPGYEAPCYIAWSASNRSALVRIPSTRGMGTRVELRCPDPSANPYLAFAAVAAAGLDGIERSLKPVDSVNEDIFHMTEERRAELGIDSLPGDLKEAVEALQNSDFAKRTLGSHVYEEYIALKKGEWDSYRLAVHGWELENYQAKF is encoded by the coding sequence ATGAGTCAATTAGCAATTACAGAAGCAACTCCACAAACGGACGTTTTATCACAAATCAAAGACATCATCTCCCAAAAAAACGTTGAACTTCTTCATCTTCAATTCATCGATCTTGAAGGAACTTTAAAGCATGTTACAGTCCCAGTTGAAAAGTTAGACGATGTTGTGGAAGGTAAAAGCATGTTTGATGGTTCATCTGTTGTAGGTTTTTCACCAATCAATAAATCTGATCTTTATCTTCAACCAGATCTACAAACATTCGCTGTTTTACCATGGTCTGTTGAAGAAGGATATTCGGAAGCTCGTTTCCTTTGTAGTGTAACAAATCCGGATGGCACTCTTTTTGAAGGAGATACACGTAATGTTTTAAAAAACACGATTGAAAAAGCTGCTGATCATGGATATACAATTTCAGTAGGTCCAGAACTTGAATTCTTCCTTTTCAAAACAGACGAAGAAGGAAATCCAACAGTTCAGGTTCACGACAATGGCGGCTATTTTGAGCCATCTCCAAAGGACATCGGGGAACGCGTTCGTTTAGAAATCTACCGTGCGTTAAAAGCAATGGGTTTCACAATTGAAGCATCACACCATGAAGTAGCGGAAGGACAGCATGAAATTAACTTCAAATATGCAGATGCACTAACAGCAGCTGACCGTTCAACAACATATAAATGGGTAGTTAAAACAGTAGCTGCTAAATTCGGCTTACATGCGACATTTATGCCAAAACCAGTAGCAGGTATTAATGGTTCTGGTATGCACGTAAATATGTCATTCTTCAAAGATGGTGAAAATGCGTTCTTTGATCCACAAGGAGAAGATGCTCTTTCTGAGACAGCTTATAGCTTCATTGGGGGCCTTATGGACAACATTAAAAACTTTGTTGCTCTTACAAACCCGCTTGTAAACTCTTATAAGCGTCTTGTTCCAGGATATGAAGCACCTTGTTATATCGCATGGAGTGCTTCAAACCGTTCTGCACTTGTGCGTATTCCATCAACAAGAGGCATGGGTACACGCGTTGAGCTTCGCTGTCCAGATCCATCAGCAAACCCTTATTTAGCGTTTGCAGCAGTTGCTGCAGCAGGTCTTGATGGAATTGAACGTAGCTTAAAACCTGTTGATTCTGTAAATGAAGATATTTTCCATATGACAGAAGAGCGCCGTGCTGAGCTTGGAATTGACAGCTTACCAGGTGACTTAAAAGAAGCAGTAGAAGCACTTCAAAATAGTGATTTTGCAAAACGTACGTTAGGTTCACACGTATATGAAGAGTATATTGCATTGAAAAAAGGTGAGTGGGATAGCTACCGTTTAGCTGTTCACGGCTGGGAACTTGAAAACTATCAAGCAAAATTCTAA
- a CDS encoding VC0807 family protein, whose translation MGKASRTIIFDILFYIAVPWLIWKYGRESLGDYYAMLLSTGPGILYTLYRFGRDKQFNVTGLFILTTMISSTAVDLLSGSAEAMLVNSVYVSAVIGAFFLVTTFTKRPFAMYFFVDGYQLMGYDRQQTLTACLHPSILKGFQICTGIMALRQFATSGVKWYLIGKYGVDGYDKMLVVMRVTGWIFSGVVTVALIIVASKLGNMLPHEEDEKDEDQNPPPSSDHKLI comes from the coding sequence TTGGGAAAAGCAAGTCGTACAATTATTTTTGATATTCTATTTTACATTGCTGTTCCATGGCTAATTTGGAAATATGGCCGTGAAAGCCTTGGTGACTATTATGCAATGCTTCTATCCACAGGACCTGGTATCCTTTATACGCTTTATCGCTTCGGTCGAGACAAGCAGTTTAATGTAACAGGGCTGTTTATTTTAACAACGATGATTTCAAGCACTGCTGTTGATCTTTTATCAGGCTCTGCTGAAGCAATGCTCGTTAATAGCGTATATGTTTCTGCTGTTATTGGCGCCTTTTTCCTTGTGACAACATTTACAAAAAGACCATTCGCTATGTATTTTTTCGTTGATGGCTATCAGTTAATGGGCTATGATCGTCAACAAACACTCACAGCTTGTCTGCACCCTTCTATTCTAAAAGGATTCCAAATTTGCACAGGAATCATGGCGCTTCGACAGTTCGCTACAAGCGGTGTGAAGTGGTATTTAATCGGAAAATACGGTGTTGATGGATACGATAAAATGCTTGTTGTAATGCGTGTAACAGGCTGGATTTTTTCAGGAGTTGTAACGGTTGCTCTCATTATTGTTGCAAGCAAGCTTGGCAATATGCTTCCACATGAAGAAGATGAAAAGGATGAAGACCAAAACCCACCACCATCTTCTGACCATAAGCTAATCTAA
- a CDS encoding secondary thiamine-phosphate synthase enzyme YjbQ: MLKKFTVETKKRDEMIDVTDTVRSVIKEANVKEGAVLVYSPHTTAGITINENADPDVKKDMIRRFDEVYPWEHREDRHMEGNTAAHLKVSTVGPSQHIIVTEGDLLLGIWQGIYFCEYDGPRTRTFYVKVL; encoded by the coding sequence ATGTTGAAAAAGTTTACGGTAGAAACGAAAAAAAGAGATGAAATGATTGATGTAACAGACACAGTACGTAGTGTTATAAAGGAGGCGAATGTGAAAGAAGGAGCGGTTCTTGTATATTCTCCACATACAACAGCAGGCATTACGATTAATGAAAACGCAGATCCAGACGTGAAGAAAGATATGATTCGGCGCTTTGATGAAGTTTATCCGTGGGAACATAGGGAAGATCGTCATATGGAAGGTAATACAGCAGCTCATTTAAAAGTAAGCACAGTTGGTCCTTCGCAACACATTATCGTTACAGAAGGGGATCTTCTTCTTGGAATTTGGCAGGGAATCTATTTTTGTGAATACGATGGTCCAAGAACGCGTACATTTTATGTGAAAGTATTATAA
- a CDS encoding GTP pyrophosphokinase, with translation MLPSKETLQFLMPYKFAVDELKTKLKIIQQEAYFSLEHNPIEHMKFRVKSPESMTKKLKRKGAAATLTSAKNVLNDIVGARIVCCFEEDIYFLRDLFYSRPDLTVVEEKDYIKEPKSNGYRSLHLIVEVPVVMHEKTEMVRAEIQIRTIAMDFWASVEHKIFYKYDREIPTHLKEELSEAASAANELDLKMAKVRKEIQNIENAYDSMIMH, from the coding sequence ATGTTACCTAGTAAGGAAACGCTACAATTTTTAATGCCATATAAGTTTGCTGTTGATGAACTTAAAACTAAACTAAAAATCATCCAGCAGGAGGCTTATTTTTCACTTGAGCACAATCCAATTGAACATATGAAGTTTCGGGTTAAGAGCCCGGAAAGCATGACAAAAAAGTTAAAAAGAAAAGGTGCGGCTGCAACGTTAACAAGTGCAAAAAATGTTTTAAATGATATCGTTGGCGCACGCATTGTATGTTGTTTTGAAGAAGATATTTACTTTTTACGTGACTTATTTTATTCACGTCCTGATCTAACTGTAGTTGAAGAAAAAGACTATATTAAAGAACCAAAATCAAACGGTTATAGAAGTCTACACTTAATTGTCGAAGTACCTGTTGTAATGCATGAGAAAACAGAAATGGTTAGAGCAGAGATTCAAATTCGCACTATTGCAATGGATTTTTGGGCAAGTGTTGAACATAAGATTTTCTATAAATACGACCGAGAAATCCCTACCCATTTAAAAGAAGAATTATCAGAAGCTGCCTCTGCCGCTAACGAGCTAGATTTGAAAATGGCCAAGGTTCGAAAAGAAATTCAAAATATCGAAAATGCTTATGATTCGATGATTATGCACTAG
- a CDS encoding transcriptional regulator SplA domain-containing protein — protein sequence MNTLDPKEIREGDDVYVIYRNPHAATVANIQKAEIVQHPENKNDVALFIHESYHLIGEDDALFPTEQDAQQAYNEIFDYEQYD from the coding sequence ATGAATACGCTTGATCCAAAAGAAATACGCGAAGGAGACGACGTGTATGTTATATATCGCAATCCACATGCTGCGACAGTAGCAAACATTCAAAAAGCAGAGATTGTACAACACCCTGAAAATAAAAACGACGTTGCTCTTTTTATTCATGAATCATATCACCTTATTGGTGAAGATGATGCTCTTTTCCCTACGGAACAAGATGCACAGCAGGCATACAACGAAATCTTTGATTATGAGCAGTACGATTAA
- the splB gene encoding spore photoproduct lyase: MIKPFVPQLVYIEPRALEYPLGVELKEKFEKMGLEIRETTSHNQVRNIPGKNHLQQYRNAKSTLVVGVRKTLKFDTSKPSAEYAIPFATGCMGHCHYCYLQTTMGSKPYIRTYVNTDEIFDQARKYMEERAPEMTRFEASCTSDIVGIDHLTHTLKHAIEYFGKTDFGRLRFVTKFHHVDHLLDAEHNGRTRFRFSVNADYVIKNFEPGTSPLDYRIEAARKVAEAGYPLGFIVAPIYIHEGWEEGYKTLFEKLDAQLPESAREDITFEMIQHRFTKPAKRVIQKNYPKSKLEMDEESRRYKWGRYGIGKYIYSKDEEHELREHLESYIDKYFPNAKIEYFT; encoded by the coding sequence ATGATAAAACCTTTTGTACCCCAGCTTGTATATATTGAACCAAGAGCGCTTGAATACCCTCTTGGTGTAGAATTGAAAGAAAAGTTTGAAAAGATGGGCCTTGAAATAAGAGAAACAACTTCACATAATCAAGTGAGAAACATTCCAGGGAAAAATCATCTACAGCAATACCGTAACGCCAAATCAACGCTTGTTGTTGGCGTAAGAAAAACGTTAAAGTTTGATACATCAAAGCCATCAGCAGAATATGCAATACCTTTTGCAACAGGATGTATGGGACACTGTCACTATTGTTATTTACAAACAACAATGGGAAGTAAACCATACATTCGAACATATGTAAATACAGATGAAATCTTTGATCAAGCAAGAAAGTATATGGAGGAAAGAGCACCTGAAATGACCCGTTTTGAAGCTTCATGTACTTCTGACATTGTTGGAATTGATCACTTAACACATACGCTTAAACATGCTATTGAATACTTTGGAAAAACGGATTTTGGAAGACTGCGTTTTGTTACAAAGTTTCATCATGTTGATCACCTTTTAGATGCAGAGCATAATGGACGTACAAGATTTCGTTTTAGTGTGAATGCTGATTATGTGATTAAAAATTTCGAGCCTGGAACATCACCGCTTGATTATCGAATTGAGGCTGCGAGGAAAGTGGCAGAAGCAGGATATCCGCTTGGGTTTATTGTTGCGCCTATTTACATTCATGAAGGCTGGGAGGAAGGGTATAAGACGCTTTTTGAAAAGCTTGATGCACAGTTGCCTGAAAGTGCCCGAGAAGACATCACTTTTGAAATGATTCAGCATCGCTTTACAAAGCCAGCAAAGCGAGTTATTCAAAAAAACTATCCAAAATCAAAGCTTGAAATGGATGAAGAAAGTCGCCGCTATAAGTGGGGGCGATATGGAATTGGAAAATATATTTATTCTAAAGATGAAGAACATGAGCTTCGTGAGCATTTGGAATCTTATATCGATAAATACTTTCCGAACGCCAAAATTGAATACTTCACATAA